Below is a window of Dromaius novaehollandiae isolate bDroNov1 chromosome 23, bDroNov1.hap1, whole genome shotgun sequence DNA.
CTCTCGCCGCACCAGCGTGGACGGAGCTCCCGCCGGCGGGGGACCACGGCCATCCCCGAGCactgctggagctgggtgctgcaaggcaccgcgctcagccccggcccACGGCGGCTGCGTCCCCAGGGGCAGTGCAAACCCCACCGCGTCTCATTTGCCGGCTGCCAGCACGTGGCTGCAGCGTGCCGGGAGCCCGGCTGCGATGCCGACGAGGGGGAAGCAGGCAGGAAAACCTGCCGGATTCGTACAAGGTCTCATCTCCTCTCTCGACAGAGAGGGATGGTGGAAACAGCCCGCAGCCGCCCTTTGAAATCCCCCACGCCAATCCTGCCTGGCCCCCACCGTGATTCGCGCCCAGGAGCAGCTGTTGTGCAGGAGCCAGTGCTGATCTTTCACCCCCTTCCTGTCCCAATTCCACCCAAATTAGCGGTGCAAACCTGCTTCTGAAGCTGGCAGAGACGGAGGCAGGAGCTCGTTGGGGAGGCAGGCGCGACACCTCGGTGCTCCAACGCGGTGATTAATTTGGAGGTGATGAAGGAGCCAACCTAACCTAGGAGCCTGAGCTCGGCCCCATGACAGAATTAAGACCACTTCAGGAAAGGAATTAACCAATTCCTGCAATTTTCAGAGGCAGAAAGGATGGACCCACCACCTTGTTCCATTGTGCCCGTGGGGATCTCGcgccccggccctccccagcTGAGTCGGGCAGCCCAAACCCTCGGCGCAGGGTCGTGTCCGCACGCTGCCACGAGCAAAGACCCCGCGGGAGACCCTGGGACAACCTTCCCGTCCTaccccagcacctgcagcagagcaggagaaaactcaaggccttcctcctcctcctcctcctcctcctctccccccgacacctgcagctcccaccacccAGGGGACAGGACACTGCTTAAATTCCCCACTTAAATTTGCTACAAACCCCTCCAGCCTGGAGCTGATTGATGAAGCACTCAGAGTTTCAAGGCTGGGGAACGCAGGTCAGCAGCACTTGGGGttttgggggaagagagagaaaataaatcttgATTCATTTCTGCTGTCCTCAACTAAAGCATCAGCCAGCCCGTGCTCTGCATCCGAGTCCTTTCCCGGCCGTGGGACAGCCGTCACGGCCGAACCGCAGGTGCcaccccagcagcctctggtgaCCGTCACCCTCCAGCCCAGCCGGGTGGACAGTGGGGGGGCTGAGACACGTCCCCCAGCGTGGACCGTTGCCCCTGTCCCAGCCGCAGGGGTTAGGGAGGGACAAACGCAGCTTTTGCCCGGATAAACCCCCCTCGGGGGATGTTTCTGTCCTCACCTTGCCCTGTCGTggccccaggcagggctggggtaGCCCCTGGCCAGCAGCCGGGAGGGCAGGGTCCCCCGGGGACCgtcccctctcctctcccgccTTCCGAGACCGACGGTCCCCAACGCCAGCTCCTGCTGCCATCCCGCGGCTGTGTCCCACAATTGCACACATGCACGGCTGTACAGCTCCGGACAAGGCGCCGTGGGGCCACGGCAGGCTGCTCCGGGGCCGGGTGCGATCCGACGGGATGCTACGATCCCACGGCACCTGGGCAAGGCCACGGCTCCCAAGCCAACGCAGGGAGCATCCCCAGGGCTTTCACTCCCTAGCAGGGCACAGCCTGCGCCCGTCTCCTCTCTCTGGGAGCGCATCCGTGCCGAGTCTGGCAGACTCAGCTCCCGGCCCAGCTCCCGTTGGAGCAGTCGGACCCAGGGCCGGCAGAAGGGAGCGAGCAGCCCCGCCGGCACCCACCCCGTCCACCCGCAGCCGGGGCGCGGGAAGGCTGCCCGCCTCTCCAAAGCACGGGAAAAACCCCAGGGTTTATCAAAACTCAGTTTATTCCAAATGTTAAAAGATTACAGGttttttttgcctctcttccTCATTTAATCAACCAAAAtactttacattttctttttaaaaaattcaaccTATTCTGAGCCATTGTACaattcccagccccccacccccctcccccgcacACACACCACTTCCACCCTATTGCTATAACTTAACTTATAAAATTTATCTTTGCAGACATCCCCCCCTTCTCAGTCCAGGTACCTGGAAGGCAGCACGGAAAGAAGAGACGGGGCGAGCCGGGCACAGGGAGCGAGACCAGTCAGACCATGAACCGTAGGTGATGGGGAGGAGGGACAGTCCGGTTGTTTAGAGTGACTAAATGCATAGTTGGAtttttgtctctgtcttctcagCAAGGCCCTAATGGCAAATTAACCTCCTTCCTCAGCAAacggagaggaaaggaaggaaagaaaataaacataacGACTCCCCACCACGGATCGTATTTTGTTGGATCTCCAGAGGCAATGGGAGCAAGGAGCAAAGGGGACTGGAAGTGACGGTAAGAAGCTGGCAGAGATGGAGGAGGTTGTTCCAGGAAGATGGGAGGTAGGAGTATTTGATCGAGCaacctgcccccagccccacctctTGCAGGATTTTGGCTCAGACCCCTAAGTAGCCAAGCGAGGGAGGCAGGAGCCCACCTCCCCGAGCAGCAACCGAGTCACGCTCGCAGCTCCAAAGCCGAAGATACCTCTGTGCGAAAGGCAATGTCCGGCCACGTTCCCGCCCCGGGAGACCCAGGCTCCCCAGCTTCGCCGCGGAGCACGCTGGCCTGGGTGAGAGCTGGAAGTCAGCAGCTCTCCAGCACAGCAACGAGATCCCTGTGAGGGTGTCGTCGTGTGCAAGAGAAACAAACACAGGAGAActccccccgcggcccctccgcacAGGAATGTTTCTGCTGGACTGAGATTTCACCCCGAACAAGCTGAGAGGGGTCTGGCGAGCAGCAGCAGACAAAGCCAGCAACAGAGAGGCCAGAGGGCCACAGAGGTAAAAGATGTTCGGGTTAAAGGGTTGGGAGGAGCACCCGGAGACTGGAGGAGCACAGGGACCTCAGAAAGCCTCAGGTGCCCAAACCCTTCCGTGTAGGAAGGGACAAGGCCCTTGGCTTCACTGGGCcaggaaatattaaaaacaaacaagaaaacaggtGGAAAACCCACCTAACCACAGCCTAGGAAAGGACCAAGCTGAACTGGGGGAGCTGAGAGAGCACCTGGTACCAAGGAAAGACAGACACACACttccagagaggaaaaacaagcatCCCTGAAGAGCCCTGTTCCAGCCATGCAGACACTGCCTGGGGACCCGGGAGGATGGAGGCCCCAAGGCTCAGCTCCGcgagcctcctgccctccccagcaCGTTCTGCAGAAGGTCATGGAGACCAGACGTGGGAACCGGTCGCCCGACCTCACGCCCTGAGCGCCCCGGGGCCGAGGGCGGACAGTGGGTGTGTGCGCGCGGGCCCCGCGATCCTGCCATGCCTGGCTGCGCGGAGCAACTTCATCAACTCTGCTCCTTGTCCTTGACCAGCAAGACAGTGTGTTGGCCTCCGCTGGACACGGCCAGGACCACGCGGTTTTCCAGCTGCTTGCCTGTCATCTCCACAGGGCTCCAGATGTCATCCTCCTCCCCTGTGCCCAGCTGGTAGTTGGTGCCCATGCCCCAGGCAAACGCTCGTCCTGCAACGGAGGCAACACAAATTCGGCTTGTAGGTGAACCCAGAACCAGGCGGGGAGGCGATTCGGCAGCCGAGGGAAAGGCAAGTGGATTTCGAACCTGGGCCGAGGGCAAGGCGCTAACCGAAGAGTGCTGGAGATACAGGCAGAGCGGGGCATCTCGGCAACGCTCGGCAATTCAAACCAGCTAGAGCCTCCCTCTGAGCCAGTGTTTTGCCCCCAAGGAGCAGGGCAAATCCATCAACGCCCTGCCTGCGCTCCCAGTACGGCAGACCCTCCTCCCTGCACCTGCAGGCTGCACACACTGCACACAAGGCAACGACCCCCTCCTGGGCCAACACCCTCTTACAAACCTGGCTACTGAGCAACCACAAAATACCgagcagctgctgcccagccctccCCTGTGCGGGGCACCCAGCAGTCCCAACCCAGCCAGCAGCGCCTGATGAAGCTGCTTGGGGCTGGCCAGCTCCAGGGGCCGGTTGGGCAGAGCCCCAGGTAACCACTGCACGGATGAGGGGTGGGAAGGATACGTAGGGCGGTGTTCCCGAGCCCGCGGAGGCCCCCAGCACTCACCATCGCTGCTGACAGCGTAGCCGACCGATGCGCCGCATGCGACAGAAGAGACGCTGGGGAGCTCCGGGATGACCGTGGGCGTGCTCTgctcttccgccccttccccGAGACCTAACCGGCCGtactcagccctgcccaggctgTAGGCTTTACCTGGGGCACGACAGACACGCAGCAGAGGTGACTCAAGAGGGAGGAAAAGTCTGCAGTAGGCCATAGCAGGACTCTTCCCTCCCCCAGGTCTGGCTCCTGCAGGAGTCAGGAACAGCACTGCTTCCCCATCACATCCATCAGCACACGCTCCAAGAGCCAAAACACCCTAGATGCCAACCAGGATTCCCCCTCAGCTGCACAATGGGATCTAAGCCCCTGAGCTTCCCAAAATTGATGGGAAGGATGAATGTCTGGACAGGCTGTAGAGCCCAAGACCAGAGTTCAAAAGTAACTCTGGATTTCTGTCATCGTCCTTGCTCTCTCTTGCAAATTCATGCCACCTTTTCAATCCTTGCCTATGTTTTTGGAAAATCCAAATAGCCCCTCCACAACATGTCTACACAGACAACACAACCACACTGCCTGGAGCACCAAGGACTTGGAGGACTTCAGCATTTCACCGTGACCCCAACACctccacagctggagcaagaGCCAAGGGACACCCCACCCCCCGCACGTAACTCCCAGCCGGTCCGTCACGCTGGCGCTCACCCTCGGAGTCCATGCACACGGTGTGGTGCTGCCCGCCGGAGAACCCAACCCAGGACTTGGTGGAGTTCTTGAACGACGTCAGGTTCTGCGGAGAGAAGCAGGGCTCGGTGCCCTGGGTCCCTGCGGGACGGGGATGCACAAACCCAGGCAAATCAGGTACGTGGGCACGGACAGCCCAGGCCAGCCACGGCCACTGAGCTACCCATCCAGGAGCTCACCCCCATTAGAGACCAGCCCAGCTCCCCCAAGTCCCAGAACTGAAGGTCATCAAACTTTTGCTCAAATTCACTGGCTGCAGGGGCTGGATTCTAAATCCAGAGCTTTGCAGGGTGACCTCTCACCCCAATATCCAGCAGGGACGTCCTGCAGTAGACACCGGAGGAGGGTGCATGGTGGGTGCAAGGGGTTCTCGATCAGGGGGGCCCAGCAGGGTCCCCGCTGCAGGCCAGGGCAGCCAGGGAAGGGGCAGTTCGCAGCCAGACCAAACAGGCAGGTGCTCCAAGGGGCAGAAGCAAAGCTTACCCAGCTGGTGATAGTTGGAGAGGCCAAAACCATAGATGTGTCCCTCCTGCGTGACGGCAAAGGTGAAGTAAGCCCCGCAAAAGGCATCCTGGAAGCGCATTTTGCTTCTGTTGCCTCTGCCTTTGACGGGGACACGCTGGGGGACCAGCAGGCGCTCTGGGGGCAGCAAACAAGGGGTCAGACGCAAACTAATGATTTACACCCTCTTCATCCCCCACTCAGATCCAGATCACTGACTTTGAGTAATTGATTTACAAATAGCCCTCGAGCAGCAGGGGAAGAGACTGGTAGTGAATATGCAGTCTCCTCAGCCAAGCTAAGTGCTGGTGTCCAAGGACAGAGCCACGCTCGCCACAGCATCAAATATCTCTGAGCAAAGTGACTCACGTAGGCCTTTCCTTCCTCCTCGGTTGGCAAAGAGCTCCGGCACTCTCCCCAGCTGGCCCTGCTCGCCGCAGCCACACGTGAACAGGTCACCGTCCACCGTCAGCATCACTAAGTGGTCATTCCCTGGGA
It encodes the following:
- the RCC1 gene encoding regulator of chromosome condensation; this encodes MPGKRTAKKSPTPEEGSPERKKVKVCHPSHRTQPGLVLTLGQGDVGQLGLGEDVMERKKPALVQLPEMIVQAEAGGMHTVCLSETGKIYTFGCNDEGALGRDTSAEGSEMKPGEVELQEKVVQVSAGDSHTAALTDDGRVFVWGSFRDNNGVIGLLEPMKKSSVPVLLQLDAPVVKIVSGNDHLVMLTVDGDLFTCGCGEQGQLGRVPELFANRGGRKGLQRLLVPQRVPVKGRGNRSKMRFQDAFCGAYFTFAVTQEGHIYGFGLSNYHQLGTQGTEPCFSPQNLTSFKNSTKSWVGFSGGQHHTVCMDSEGKAYSLGRAEYGRLGLGEGAEEQSTPTVIPELPSVSSVACGASVGYAVSSDGRAFAWGMGTNYQLGTGEEDDIWSPVEMTGKQLENRVVLAVSSGGQHTVLLVKDKEQS